A single genomic interval of Pangasianodon hypophthalmus isolate fPanHyp1 chromosome 8, fPanHyp1.pri, whole genome shotgun sequence harbors:
- the ccdc124 gene encoding coiled-coil domain-containing protein 124, which produces MPKKFQGENSKSAAARARKAEAKAAADAKKQQELEDALWQESDKHVLKKEQRKDEKEKKRLEALERKRENQRLLDEEDSKLKGKQSRETLSKMTRAQIEQNLDREQALKDTEKKEKSHLETPLEENINHVIPEEESARTIEDAIAMLSTKEDLDRHPERRMKAAYAAFEEANMPRLKMENPNMRLSQLKQQLKKEWTKSPENPLNQRFVTYNSK; this is translated from the exons ATGCCTAAGAAGTTCCAGGGTGAGAACTCGAAGTCGGCGGCGGCGCGAGCTCGGAAAGCCGAGGCTAAAGCTGCAGCAGACGCAAAGAAAcagcaggagctggaggacGCACTGTGGCAGGAAAGCGACAAACACGTGCTGAAGAAAGAGCAGAGGAAG gatgaaaaggagaagaagagactGGAAGCtctggagaggaagagagagaaccAGCGTCTCCTGGATGAAGAGGATTCGAAGCTGAAGGGCAAACAGAGCCGAGAAACGCTGAGCAAAATGACACGAGCTCAGATCGAGCAGAACCTCGACCGAGAACAAGCGCTTAAAGACACGGAGAAGaaag agAAGAGTCATTTGGAGACGCCGCTGGAGGAGAACATTAACCACGTCATTCCTGAAGAAGAATCGGCCCGGACCATCGAGGACGCCATCGCTATGCTCAg caCTAAAGAGGATCTGGACCGCCACCCCGAGCGCAGGATGAAGGCGGCCTACGCTGCGTTTGAGGAGGCCAACATGCCTCGTCTGAAGATGGAGAACCCCAACATGCGCCTGTCTCAGCTCAAACAGCAGCTGAAGAAAGAGTGGACGAAGTCTCCGGAGAACCCGTTAAACCAGCGCTTCGTCACCTACAACTCCAAGTAA